A window from Chiroxiphia lanceolata isolate bChiLan1 chromosome 3, bChiLan1.pri, whole genome shotgun sequence encodes these proteins:
- the SLC17A5 gene encoding sialin isoform X1, translated as MEPEEGEDRTPLLKESQPGTVPACCSARYNLALLACFGFFLLYALRVNLSVALVDMVEPNTSLAKNATSNVCPEHSSTINVPRNTTGEKYSWDADTQGWILGSFFYGYIITQIPGGYLASKIGGKLLLGFGIFGTSVFTLLTPLAANLGVGYLIAVRALEGLGEGVTFPAMHSMWSSWAPPLERSKLLSISYAGAQLGTVVSLPLSGLICYYMNWVYVFYIFGALGVLWWFFWMCLVSDTPETHRSISHAEREYILSSLKDQLSTQKSVPWRPMLKSLPLWAIVVAHFSYNWTFYTLLTLLPTYMKEILRFDAQENGFLSALPYFGCWLCIILSGQIADYLREKQNFSTVCVRKCFTLIGMIGPALFLVAAGFIGCNYALAVAFVTISTTLGGFCTSGYSINHLDIAPSYAGILLGITNSFATIPGMVGPVIAKNLTHNNTVGEWQTVFYIAASINLFGAIFFALFASGEVQDWAVSGYRLHRN; from the exons ATGGAGCCCGAGGAGGGAGAGGACCGCACCCCGCTGCTGAAGGAGTCCCAGCCCGGCACTG TCCCTGCATGCTGCTCAGCTCGCTACAACCTAGCACTCCTGGCCTGTTTTGGGTTCTTCCTCCTGTATGCATTACGTGTGAACCTAAGCGTTGCTCTGGTGGATATGGTAGAACCTAACACAAGCTTAGCAAAGAATGCAACTTCCAATGTGTGTCCAGAGCATTCTTCCACCATAAATGTTCCTCGCAACACAACG GGGGAAAAGTATTCTTGGGATGCTGATACTCAGGGATGGATCCTTGGTTCTTTTTTCTATGGCTATATCATTACTCAGATTCCAGGAGGATATCTTGCAAGCAAAATTGGAGGGAAGCTTTTGCTGGGGTTTGGCATCTTTGGTACCTCTGTATTCACCTTGCTTACTCCCTTAGCTGCAAACTTGGGAGTTGGCTACCTCATAGCTGTCAGAGCCTTGGAAGGACTGGGAGAG GGTGTTACCTTCCCAGCTATGCATTCAATGTGGTCTTCTTGGGCTCCTCCACTGGAACGCAGCAAGCTCCTTAGTATTTCATATGCAG GTGCACAGCTGGGAACTGTTGTGTCTCTGCCACTATCTGGTTTAATTTGCTATTACATGAACTGGGTTTATGTGTTCTACATATTTG GTGCCCTTGGCGTATTATGGTGGTTCTTCTGGATGTGTTTGGTTAGTGATACACCAGAAACTCACAGGAGCATTTCGCATGCTGAAAGAGAATATATACTGTCTTCTCTAAAAGATCAG CTTTCTACACAGAAATCTGTTCCCTGGAGACCTATGCTGAAGTCCCTTCCACTCTGGGCTATCGTTGTGGCACACTTCTCTTATAACTGGACTTTCTATACACTACTTACACTCTTGCCCACATACATGAAGGAGATCCTGCGATTTGATGCACAGGAG AATGGATTTTTGTCTGCCCTACCTTATTTTGGCTGCTGGTTGTGTATAATTCTGTCTGGGCAAATTGCTGACTATTTACGGGAAAAACAGAACTTCTCCACTGTTTGTGTTCGCAAATGTTTTACCCTAATAG GAATGATTGGACCTGCGTTGTTCTTAGTAGCAGCTGGATTCATAGGCTGCAACTATGCACTGGCTGTTGCGTTTGTGACGATATCAACAACTCTAGGAGGATTTTGTACATCTGGTTACAGCATCAACCACCTGGACATAGCACCTTC GTATGCTGGAATTCTCCTTGGCATCACAAATTCTTTTGCTACTATCCCAGGAATGGTGGGGCCAGTTATTGCCAAAAACCTCACTCATAAT AATACTGTGGGAGAATGGCAGACGGTTTTCTATATTGCTGCCTCTATTAATCTATTTGGAgcaattttctttgcattatttGCGAGTGGAGAAGTTCAGGACTGGGCAGTCAGTGGATATCGCTTGCATAGAAACTGA
- the SLC17A5 gene encoding sialin isoform X3 produces MEPEEGEDRTPLLKESQPGTVPACCSARYNLALLACFGFFLLYALRVNLSVALVDMVEPNTSLAKNATSNVCPEHSSTINVPRNTTGEKYSWDADTQGWILGSFFYGYIITQIPGGYLASKIGGKLLLGFGIFGTSVFTLLTPLAANLGVGYLIAVRALEGLGEGVTFPAMHSMWSSWAPPLERSKLLSISYAGAQLGTVVSLPLSGLICYYMNWVYVFYIFGALGVLWWFFWMCLVSDTPETHRSISHAEREYILSSLKDQLSTQKSVPWRPMLKSLPLWAIVVAHFSYNWTFYTLLTLLPTYMKEILRFDAQENGFLSALPYFGCWLCIILSGQIADYLREKQNFSTVCVRKCFTLIGMIGPALFLVAAGFIGCNYALAVAFVTISTTLGGFCTSGYSINHLDIAPSPGVSTLTITWVYSIKHCFCKKCNFGRGYNINNSLESFQFLSCSNKLYNSCNYIY; encoded by the exons ATGGAGCCCGAGGAGGGAGAGGACCGCACCCCGCTGCTGAAGGAGTCCCAGCCCGGCACTG TCCCTGCATGCTGCTCAGCTCGCTACAACCTAGCACTCCTGGCCTGTTTTGGGTTCTTCCTCCTGTATGCATTACGTGTGAACCTAAGCGTTGCTCTGGTGGATATGGTAGAACCTAACACAAGCTTAGCAAAGAATGCAACTTCCAATGTGTGTCCAGAGCATTCTTCCACCATAAATGTTCCTCGCAACACAACG GGGGAAAAGTATTCTTGGGATGCTGATACTCAGGGATGGATCCTTGGTTCTTTTTTCTATGGCTATATCATTACTCAGATTCCAGGAGGATATCTTGCAAGCAAAATTGGAGGGAAGCTTTTGCTGGGGTTTGGCATCTTTGGTACCTCTGTATTCACCTTGCTTACTCCCTTAGCTGCAAACTTGGGAGTTGGCTACCTCATAGCTGTCAGAGCCTTGGAAGGACTGGGAGAG GGTGTTACCTTCCCAGCTATGCATTCAATGTGGTCTTCTTGGGCTCCTCCACTGGAACGCAGCAAGCTCCTTAGTATTTCATATGCAG GTGCACAGCTGGGAACTGTTGTGTCTCTGCCACTATCTGGTTTAATTTGCTATTACATGAACTGGGTTTATGTGTTCTACATATTTG GTGCCCTTGGCGTATTATGGTGGTTCTTCTGGATGTGTTTGGTTAGTGATACACCAGAAACTCACAGGAGCATTTCGCATGCTGAAAGAGAATATATACTGTCTTCTCTAAAAGATCAG CTTTCTACACAGAAATCTGTTCCCTGGAGACCTATGCTGAAGTCCCTTCCACTCTGGGCTATCGTTGTGGCACACTTCTCTTATAACTGGACTTTCTATACACTACTTACACTCTTGCCCACATACATGAAGGAGATCCTGCGATTTGATGCACAGGAG AATGGATTTTTGTCTGCCCTACCTTATTTTGGCTGCTGGTTGTGTATAATTCTGTCTGGGCAAATTGCTGACTATTTACGGGAAAAACAGAACTTCTCCACTGTTTGTGTTCGCAAATGTTTTACCCTAATAG GAATGATTGGACCTGCGTTGTTCTTAGTAGCAGCTGGATTCATAGGCTGCAACTATGCACTGGCTGTTGCGTTTGTGACGATATCAACAACTCTAGGAGGATTTTGTACATCTGGTTACAGCATCAACCACCTGGACATAGCACCTTC ACCTGGAGTGTCAACACTGACAATTACTTGGGTTTACAGTATTAAACACTGTTTTTGCAAAAAGTGCAACTTTGGCAGAGGATATAATATAAACAACAGTTTAGAATCCTTCCAGTTTTTATCCTGCagtaataaattatataattcCTGTAATTATATTtactag
- the SLC17A5 gene encoding sialin isoform X4, translating to MEPEEGEDRTPLLKESQPGTVPACCSARYNLALLACFGFFLLYALRVNLSVALVDMVEPNTSLAKNATSNVCPEHSSTINVPRNTTGEKYSWDADTQGWILGSFFYGYIITQIPGGYLASKIGGKLLLGFGIFGTSVFTLLTPLAANLGVGYLIAVRALEGLGEGVTFPAMHSMWSSWAPPLERSKLLSISYAGAQLGTVVSLPLSGLICYYMNWVYVFYIFGALGVLWWFFWMCLVSDTPETHRSISHAEREYILSSLKDQLSTQKSVPWRPMLKSLPLWAIVVAHFSYNWTFYTLLTLLPTYMKEILRFDAQENGFLSALPYFGCWLCIILSGQIADYLREKQNFSTVCVRKCFTLIGMIGPALFLVAAGFIGCNYALAVAFVTISTTLGGFCTSGYSINHLDIAPSYAGILLGITNSFATIPGMVGPVIAKNLTHNAHQSKKLCSPFHEEPFN from the exons ATGGAGCCCGAGGAGGGAGAGGACCGCACCCCGCTGCTGAAGGAGTCCCAGCCCGGCACTG TCCCTGCATGCTGCTCAGCTCGCTACAACCTAGCACTCCTGGCCTGTTTTGGGTTCTTCCTCCTGTATGCATTACGTGTGAACCTAAGCGTTGCTCTGGTGGATATGGTAGAACCTAACACAAGCTTAGCAAAGAATGCAACTTCCAATGTGTGTCCAGAGCATTCTTCCACCATAAATGTTCCTCGCAACACAACG GGGGAAAAGTATTCTTGGGATGCTGATACTCAGGGATGGATCCTTGGTTCTTTTTTCTATGGCTATATCATTACTCAGATTCCAGGAGGATATCTTGCAAGCAAAATTGGAGGGAAGCTTTTGCTGGGGTTTGGCATCTTTGGTACCTCTGTATTCACCTTGCTTACTCCCTTAGCTGCAAACTTGGGAGTTGGCTACCTCATAGCTGTCAGAGCCTTGGAAGGACTGGGAGAG GGTGTTACCTTCCCAGCTATGCATTCAATGTGGTCTTCTTGGGCTCCTCCACTGGAACGCAGCAAGCTCCTTAGTATTTCATATGCAG GTGCACAGCTGGGAACTGTTGTGTCTCTGCCACTATCTGGTTTAATTTGCTATTACATGAACTGGGTTTATGTGTTCTACATATTTG GTGCCCTTGGCGTATTATGGTGGTTCTTCTGGATGTGTTTGGTTAGTGATACACCAGAAACTCACAGGAGCATTTCGCATGCTGAAAGAGAATATATACTGTCTTCTCTAAAAGATCAG CTTTCTACACAGAAATCTGTTCCCTGGAGACCTATGCTGAAGTCCCTTCCACTCTGGGCTATCGTTGTGGCACACTTCTCTTATAACTGGACTTTCTATACACTACTTACACTCTTGCCCACATACATGAAGGAGATCCTGCGATTTGATGCACAGGAG AATGGATTTTTGTCTGCCCTACCTTATTTTGGCTGCTGGTTGTGTATAATTCTGTCTGGGCAAATTGCTGACTATTTACGGGAAAAACAGAACTTCTCCACTGTTTGTGTTCGCAAATGTTTTACCCTAATAG GAATGATTGGACCTGCGTTGTTCTTAGTAGCAGCTGGATTCATAGGCTGCAACTATGCACTGGCTGTTGCGTTTGTGACGATATCAACAACTCTAGGAGGATTTTGTACATCTGGTTACAGCATCAACCACCTGGACATAGCACCTTC GTATGCTGGAATTCTCCTTGGCATCACAAATTCTTTTGCTACTATCCCAGGAATGGTGGGGCCAGTTATTGCCAAAAACCTCACTCATAAT GCACACCAGAGTAAGAAACTGTGCTCTCCATTCCATGAAGAACCCTTTAATTAG
- the SLC17A5 gene encoding sialin isoform X2 codes for MPLKSELTIDVGPKTASQVPACCSARYNLALLACFGFFLLYALRVNLSVALVDMVEPNTSLAKNATSNVCPEHSSTINVPRNTTGEKYSWDADTQGWILGSFFYGYIITQIPGGYLASKIGGKLLLGFGIFGTSVFTLLTPLAANLGVGYLIAVRALEGLGEGVTFPAMHSMWSSWAPPLERSKLLSISYAGAQLGTVVSLPLSGLICYYMNWVYVFYIFGALGVLWWFFWMCLVSDTPETHRSISHAEREYILSSLKDQLSTQKSVPWRPMLKSLPLWAIVVAHFSYNWTFYTLLTLLPTYMKEILRFDAQENGFLSALPYFGCWLCIILSGQIADYLREKQNFSTVCVRKCFTLIGMIGPALFLVAAGFIGCNYALAVAFVTISTTLGGFCTSGYSINHLDIAPSYAGILLGITNSFATIPGMVGPVIAKNLTHNNTVGEWQTVFYIAASINLFGAIFFALFASGEVQDWAVSGYRLHRN; via the exons ATGCCCCTGAAGTCAGAATTAACTATAGACGTAGGACCAAAGACTGCTAGTCAAG TCCCTGCATGCTGCTCAGCTCGCTACAACCTAGCACTCCTGGCCTGTTTTGGGTTCTTCCTCCTGTATGCATTACGTGTGAACCTAAGCGTTGCTCTGGTGGATATGGTAGAACCTAACACAAGCTTAGCAAAGAATGCAACTTCCAATGTGTGTCCAGAGCATTCTTCCACCATAAATGTTCCTCGCAACACAACG GGGGAAAAGTATTCTTGGGATGCTGATACTCAGGGATGGATCCTTGGTTCTTTTTTCTATGGCTATATCATTACTCAGATTCCAGGAGGATATCTTGCAAGCAAAATTGGAGGGAAGCTTTTGCTGGGGTTTGGCATCTTTGGTACCTCTGTATTCACCTTGCTTACTCCCTTAGCTGCAAACTTGGGAGTTGGCTACCTCATAGCTGTCAGAGCCTTGGAAGGACTGGGAGAG GGTGTTACCTTCCCAGCTATGCATTCAATGTGGTCTTCTTGGGCTCCTCCACTGGAACGCAGCAAGCTCCTTAGTATTTCATATGCAG GTGCACAGCTGGGAACTGTTGTGTCTCTGCCACTATCTGGTTTAATTTGCTATTACATGAACTGGGTTTATGTGTTCTACATATTTG GTGCCCTTGGCGTATTATGGTGGTTCTTCTGGATGTGTTTGGTTAGTGATACACCAGAAACTCACAGGAGCATTTCGCATGCTGAAAGAGAATATATACTGTCTTCTCTAAAAGATCAG CTTTCTACACAGAAATCTGTTCCCTGGAGACCTATGCTGAAGTCCCTTCCACTCTGGGCTATCGTTGTGGCACACTTCTCTTATAACTGGACTTTCTATACACTACTTACACTCTTGCCCACATACATGAAGGAGATCCTGCGATTTGATGCACAGGAG AATGGATTTTTGTCTGCCCTACCTTATTTTGGCTGCTGGTTGTGTATAATTCTGTCTGGGCAAATTGCTGACTATTTACGGGAAAAACAGAACTTCTCCACTGTTTGTGTTCGCAAATGTTTTACCCTAATAG GAATGATTGGACCTGCGTTGTTCTTAGTAGCAGCTGGATTCATAGGCTGCAACTATGCACTGGCTGTTGCGTTTGTGACGATATCAACAACTCTAGGAGGATTTTGTACATCTGGTTACAGCATCAACCACCTGGACATAGCACCTTC GTATGCTGGAATTCTCCTTGGCATCACAAATTCTTTTGCTACTATCCCAGGAATGGTGGGGCCAGTTATTGCCAAAAACCTCACTCATAAT AATACTGTGGGAGAATGGCAGACGGTTTTCTATATTGCTGCCTCTATTAATCTATTTGGAgcaattttctttgcattatttGCGAGTGGAGAAGTTCAGGACTGGGCAGTCAGTGGATATCGCTTGCATAGAAACTGA